The following is a genomic window from Desulfofarcimen acetoxidans DSM 771.
AAATGTTGCATGCGTAATTTTAGCCGCTACAAGTGCGGTAAGGGATGCTGCAAATAAAGAAGAATTTATTAGTTTGATCAAGCGGGAAACTGGTCATGAGATTAACATATTATCCGGAGCGGAGGAGGCCAGGCTTAGTTATCTTGGTGTTGTATCCGGTTTGGATAATAATTACGAGCAGGTAACAGTTATGGATGTGGGTGGAGGCAGCACTGAGTTTACCTGGTCAGCCCCCAAAGGCCTGGTTTTTAAGAGTTTCAATGTTGGCGCTGTGCGTATGACTGAAAGTAATGATAGCTATGAGCAAATTTATGATAACTTATCTAATCAGATTAAATTAGCGGGGGAAAGCCTCATGCCGGAAGAGACTGCCTCTTTGCCAACCGCTTTGGTTGGCGTTGGCGGCACGGTTACGACTATGGCGGCCATTAGGCTCGGGCTGAGGGTATATAATCCCGAGTTGGTGCATGGCAGCAAGCTAAATATAGGGGATGTTTCGGCAATCTTGAATTTATTGATAGGATGTGATTTGGAGGCCAGAAAGCAAATATATGGTCTGCAGCCTGAGCGGGCAGATATTATTATAGCCGGAGTAAGAATTGTACATTGTGCCATGACTATTTTAAAACAAGCAGTTATTACTGTAAGCGAATCGGATATTCTTCATGGGCTGGCCCTCGCGGCAGCAAATATTGTCGAAATAAAATTATAATAATTAACCCAAAAATGACAAAATATTCCCATACTATTGTATATAATAAAACTGTTGGTAAATTATATACAAGGGGTGGCCTTATTTTGTTCGAAAAAACAGATGCGTACCCTTATTCGAGAGAATATGGCACTAAGAAAACGGCAACTCCTAAAACAAAGGAGATGTTCTCCGATTATCAATGGTTCCGGTTAAATCAGTTATTCAATTGGAACAGTCTCATGGTATTTATACTAGGTTTCTTTATGGGACGGGTTGTTTTACTCGGTGAATTAATGCCTTTTGGACCTGCTTTCGTTTCTGCCGGTCTTTCTCTGGGGTTTGGTCCCGCAGTAGTTTTGGGTGCGGTTGCAGGCCTTTTTTCCGTATTGCAAGGTATGGAACTGGTGGCCCGTTTCGTAATTATTGTTTGTTTGGTTGGGGTATATTATTCTGTTCCCAAAAATCTACGGGCTCATCCGGTTGTTTTGCCAGGTGTGGTAGGGGCTGTAGCTCTGGTTGTAAGAACGGTATATCTTTCTATGAGTGATCCGGTACCTTACAATTATGTCAGTTCGGCTTTTGAAGCCTTTATAGCTGCTCTTTTGTCCTTTGTGTACTTGAGGTCACTCCCGCTGTTGACTTTAGTTTGCGGGGAAAGAACCAAAAAGCTTTCTGCGGAAAGAGTTTTTTATTTGCTACTGCTGCTCGGCGGCCTAATTGCGGGGTCGGCAGGGATTGGTTATGCTAATATTACTTTGCAGGGTCTTTTAAGCAGGTTGGTCGTATTGATTGCCGCCTATGCCGGCGGTACGGGAATGGGTGCCGCAGTAGGAGCGCTGGTTGGCGTATTGCCCGGTTTGGTTTTTACAGCTATGCCCGCTCTGGTAGGGGCCTATTCTTTTGCCGGATTACTGGCCGGTTTCAGCAGACGTTTTGGTAAAGCCGGATCGATTTTGGGTTTTGTCCTGGGCAATATTATCTTATGTGTCTATATGTCCGGATATGATAGATTAACAGGGGTCCTGGGGGAAACCGGACTGGCATCACTTATCTTTTTTCTGTTGCCTGACAGGATAATGAGGTGTTGGTCCAGCTTGCGGACTGAAAATCATATGCCGTTGGTAGATTCAGGAGATAAGGATTGTCCGCAGAATAACCGCTTTAAGGAGATTCTGGCCTATCGCATACAAGGCATGGCCACAGTCTTTCAAGAATTATTTAAGAGCTACGAACAGTCTGCTTTAGCAGATTTATCAACTCATGAAGACAGGAGTCCCCAGGATTTGGTTGATGAGATTGTTCGCAGAGTTTGCGGTGATTGTCCACTGCACCGTATTTGTTGGGAAAAAGACTTTTATCGTACTTACCAGTATTTGTTGGATATGCTGGCCAGGGCTGAAGCCTCCGATAGCAGGGACTTGGATAATATTCCGCAATTTTTGCGCAGTCGCTGTACCAGAATTAAAGAACTGTGGTTGACAGTGCTTTGCTTAAACGAGCTTTATAGTGCGAAAAAATTATGGTTTGGTCGTATGAAGAAGAGCCGGGAAATTATTAGCGAACAGCTCAAAACCGTATGTCATATTACGGATAAGCTGGTAGAAGAATTGCAAGCGAGCGCCGGATTGTTCGAACATCATGATTTTGATTTGTTAGCATCGCTAAAGGAAAAAGGCTTGGATATATTTGATGTTTATACAACCCGACAGCCCGGTGGGCATTTAGAAGTTGTTATTAACATGCCTTCTTGCCGTGGAATGATAAACTGTCGTTATAAAGTAGCACCGGTTTTGACGGAGTTGTTGGGACAACCTTATTCAGTTGTAGGAATGAATTGTTTTTCCCATCAAAAGGGAACCGAGCGAAATATCATGGGTCAGGAATCTGCCGGCTACTGCAATTTTAGGCTGTATCCTTCTTTATTATACCGTCTTGAGGTAGGTATGGCCAGATCAGGTAAAGGTGGCAGTGATATTTGTGGAGACAGTTATTCGGTTGTATATTTAAACCAGGGTAAGGTAGCGTTGATTTTGAGTGATGGCATGGGCAGCGGGGTTTCGGCTGAATTAGAGAGCAGCATGACAATCAGGCTTTTGGAGAGACTGCTGAAGTCTGGATTGGAACGAGAACCTGCTATCAGAATGGTTAATTCAGTAATGCTAATGCGTTCAGCAGAAGACAGTTTCGCTACTATTGATTTGGTGATTATTGATTTATGTAACGGGAGCAGTGAGTTTGTTAAAATAGGCGCGCCTCCAGGTTATCTGGTTCGTGGGAAAAGGGTGGCACCAATAACCTCGTCAGCCTTGCCTATTGGGATTATTGATGATATAGAAATAACTACTGTTGCTAAAACTCTGGTTGACGGGGACATGCTGGTTATGGTTACTGACGGTGTAACAGACGCTTGTCGTACCTCTGACCATGAGGAGGACTGGTTGCTTAAGGTTCTGCCTGAGACAAGAAATTTGCCGCCACAGGAAGTAGCGGAATTTATTATGCAATTGGCACAGACTTGCTCTGAGAAAGACAATAAATACGATGACATGATTGTTATGGCAGTAAGAATTGAAAAAGAAGGTATATAAGTTGCTTTATACCGCTCTGTGGAGCGGATTTTTTTTACTCTAGGAAATTATGCTTATGCTGGATTTATGAATAAGTTAAGGTATACCGTATAATTTCCGACGATCACGAGCGCCTGTGGCTGCAAGAAAGTTACTTAAAGCAACTTTCTTGTGACTTTGCATATTAGTTCGCTTTGTTAAGTATATGAATTAACAAGGGTAAAATAACAAATACAAATATAGAAATCTGTTAAAAAAGGTTTGCCGGCCAATTTACTGCAAGTATGGCTGTTTCGTAAGAAGCTGTGGCAAGCTTCTGGATAAAAAAATGCTCACTGTGGCAGACTGGTTATGCATAAAATATAGAATGTTTTTATACTTTCTTAAACTTTTAGGAGGAAATACTTTTATTTATGTTGAATTAGCAATGTGTAGCATTAATAAGCAGCATTAATAAATAATGAGTTAAGGTGGTTTTTCTTTTTTGACCGGTACATTGAAACAAGTTCTTAAGTATATAAATAAACATCGGATGGTTAACAAAGGAGATAAAATTCTGCTTGCTGTTTCAGGTGGCCCGGATTCGGTAGCCATGTTGGATGTGTTGTTTTGTCTCAGACATGACTTGGGTATCTCATTGCACATAGCTCATTTGAATCATATGTTTCGTGGCGAGGAGTCTTTGGGTGATGCTGAGTTTGTCAGGGAACTGGCTGTGCGTTATAATTTGCCGGTTACTGTGCGACATATAAACGTCCCGTCCTTTATGGAGAAAACCGGCCTTTCTTCACAACCGGCAGCGCGAACGGTGCGGTATAGTTTTTTAGATGAAACTGCCGCTCAGGAATCCGCATCCAGAATTGCACTTGCTCACCATGCTGATGATCAGGCAGAAACAGTGATGCTGCATTTTTTGAGGGGTAGCGGAGCTGCCGGGTTAAGGGGAATGCTTCCGGTGCGCGATAATTTTTATATCAGGCCGATGCTTTGTCTTAAAAGGCAGGATATTGAGGATTATTGCAAAAAGAAAAACCTGCGCTGGCGCGTGGACAGCTCAAATCTTAAAACTGATTATCGACGTAATAAAATTAGGATGTATTTACTGCCGCTATTAGAAAAAGAATATAACAATAACCTTACAGCCACACTAAATCGCTTGGCAGATATCTTTCGGGAAGAAGAAGATTATTTGGAATTAATGACGCGTAATGAGTATAATAATTTAACTGTACTAAAAAGTGCAGGGGAGATTTGTTTGAATCTAAAGGGGTTTCAGCAAGTTCCTTTAGCCTTGCAAAGGCGTATTCTGCGCCTGGCCTGGCGAGAAATCACCGGTGGCTTTCGGGACTTGGCTTTTGAGCAACTTGGTAAGGCGGTTATTCTTTTGACAAATCATGTAGGCAGCGGCAGCCTGGAATTTCCTAGAGATGTTAAGGTGGTAAAAAGATATGACAGCTTTTCATTTATAATTGGCAAGGATAAGCAGGATGGATTATCCTATTATTATGACTTGCCGGTGCCCGGTAAAGTATACCTTGCGGAAATAAACAGAACGCTGTTCTGCGAGGTTGCAGACACTCAGGCAATGGATGAAAAGTATGATAAGAGTTTTTTAAATCGCCGCCGATTCTCACAAGACGAAGCCTGGTTAGACTATGAACGAGTAGCTTTTCCTCTCTGCGTACGGGGCAGACAGCCCGGAGATATTTTTGAACCGCTTGGTTTGACCGGTTCGATGAAACTAAAGAAATATTTTATTAACCAAAAGGTTCCCTGTGAGGTAAGGGATAAGGTTCCCCTGGTCATTGGAGAGGGCAAAATAATTTGGGTCGGAGGGATGCAAATTTCAGAAAGTGTCAAAATTAATGAAGTAACCACAAAATTTCTTCATCTGTTTTTGGTTTAATTGCGGAATAATTTTACTTAAGTAATGACTATATATTGATTTCATTGCAGCATGCAATTATTATATATATTGAACGCTCTGTAACGGCGATTGAGAGGAGTGACTTTGTTGAACAAGGTCATAAAGAACCTTAGTATTTACTTGCTGATTGTACTGGTAATCATAGTCTTGATTAAATATGCTTCGCCTCAAGAAACACCGGTACTCCCGATAAGATATGATGAGTTTTACCAGCAACTCCAGCAGGGACGGATTAGTAAGGTGGTAATACAAACTGAGCCCACAATAGATTTCGTTAATGGCGAATACAAGGATGGAACCAAGTTTTCTACCAAGGTTGACCGCCCTGACGCCACGCTAAAGCAAATTCTATTGGAGAAAAAAGTAAAAGTGGAGTATAAGGAACCACCTGAACCAGGTTGGTGGACGGGGCTTTTAACAACTATGCTGCCTATTTTGGTTTTTGTCCTGCTCTTTTTCTTTATGATGCAGCAAACGCAGGGGGGCGGCAACAGAGTTATGTCTTTTGGCAAAAGCCGGGCCAGAATGCATACTGACGAGAAGAAAAAAGTGACTTTTAAAGATGTTGCCGGGGCTGATGAGGTTAAGGAAGAACTGGAAGAAGTAGTTGACTTTTTAAAAAGCCCCAAAAAGTTTACCGAATTGGGGGCCAGGATTCCCAAGGGAGTCTTGCTGTTTGGCCCTCCGGGTACAGGTAAGACATTATTGGCCAGGGCTGTTGCCGGAGAAGCCGGTGTACCCTTTTTCAGTATCAGCGGTTCCGATTTTGTAGAAATGTTTGTCGGTGTGGGTGCCTCCCGCGTGCGGGATTTATTTGAGCAGGCTAAGAAAAACGCGCCTTGCATAGTTTTTATTGATGAGATAGATGCTGTCGGAAGACAGAGAGGTGCCGGTTTGGGTGGAGGTCATGATGAGCGGGAGCAGACCTTAAACCAGTTATTGGTTGAAATGGATGGATTTAATCCTAATGAGGGGATTATTATAATAGCTGCAACCAACCGTCCTGATATTCTGGACCCTGCTTTGCTTAGAGCCGGGCGTTTTGACCGGGAGATTATTGTTGATAGGCCTGATATTATTGGCAGAAAAGAAATTTTGAAAGTCCATGCGAGCGGCAAACCTTTGGAAGCTAGTGTGGATTTGGAAGTGCTGGCACGACGTACCCCTGGTTTTACCGGTGCGGATTTAGCCAATTTGATCAATGAAGCGGCGTTGTTGTCAGCCCGTTATAACAAAAAAACTATCGGGATGAATGAACTTGAAAGCGCGATTGAGAGAGTTATGGCCGGGCCGGAGAAAAAATCTAAAGTTATCAGTGATAATGAGAAAAAGCTGGTTTCTTACCATGAGGCAGGCCACGCTCTGGTAGGGTATTTATTGCCTACTACTGATCCTGTGCACAAGGTTTCCATTATTCCACGCGGCCGGGCAGGGGGGTATACGCTTCTTTTGCCTAAAGAAGACCGCTACTACATGACAAAATCTCAGCTGCTGGATCAAGTGACCATGTTGTTGGGAGGCAGAGTCGCAGAAGATTTAGTGCTTAAAGAAATTAGCACCGGGGCCCAAAATGATTTGGAACGCTCCACAGGGTTAGTCAGGAAAATGATTATGGAATACGGGATGAGTGATGCTTTAGGTCCCCTCACTTTAGGACACAAGCAAGAGCAAGTCTTTTTGGGCCGCGATATTGCCCGCGATATAAATTATGGAAAAGACGTTGCTAATGCTATAGATAAAGAAGTAAGGAGAGTTGTGGACAGTTGCTATAGCAATGCCAAGGATATGTTGAGTAAGCATATAAAAACCCTGCACTTAATTGCGGAAACATTGATGGAAAAAGAGACTATAGGAGCGGATGACTTTATTAAGTTAATGGAAGATGCCGGGGAAGAAGAGCAAAAGCTGTGATTTGCTGTAAATGCCTTGCAATTGACATTAGTTTTGCAACAGAAAAATTATATAAACGGGGGTTTTATTCTTGGAACGTACTTTTGTTATGGTTAAGCCTGATGGTGTTCAAAGAGGGCTGGTAGCTAAAGTTATCAATTCCTTTGAACAAAAAGGCTGTAAGCTGGTGGCTTTGAAGATGATGAAAATTGACCGTGAGCTGGCAGAAAAACACTATGGCGAGCATAAAGGCAAACCATTTTTTACCCCACTGGTGGATTATATTATTTCCGGACCGGTGGTGGCTATGGTTTTGGAGGGTAAGGATGTAATTACTGCTGCCAGAAATGTTATGGGTGCAACTAACCCTTTGCAGGCAGCGATTGGAACGATAAGAGGCGACTACGGCATGGATATAGGGCGCAATGTAGTTCACGGTTCTGACTCCCCCGCCAGTGCCCAGAGGGAAATTAACCTGTTTTTCCTTCCCGAGGAGATTACCGAGTGGTCAAGAACGCTGGAAACATGGATTTTTGAGTAGGCTTTTATAGCCTACTCTTATTTTTAGACTAAATTTTGGGTGTGTTTGAAGTGATTAACTGATTTTATATGAATAAATGTTTTATATTCGGTGAAATTATTAAAAACTTTGCAATTAACTTAAAAATTAAAATTTTCTTTAAATGGAAGCAGGAAAATCGTTAAATAAAAAGAATAAGTAATCTAATAATAATAACTTGAATCCGAAAAAAAATTTTGCAGATCCCGGCTTTTACTCAATTCTCAAAAAATATTGAAAATTGAGTAGCAGATAAATTATGAAAGATAGGCTGAGAATATAAATTGGCTTATCGAGATATATTTCTTAAAAGAGGAGGAAAACATTAATGAAAGTTGTACCTAGCGATCTTGAAATTGTACAAGCGCACAAGATGACCCCGATTGGGGAAATTGCTGCAAAAATGGGTCTTACCGAGGACGATTTTGATTATTATGGCAAGTATAAAGCCAAAATTAGTCTGGACGTAATTGAAAAGTTTAAGGATCGTCCTAACGCAAAACTAATCGATGTTACTGCTATTACTCCCACTCCGCTGGGCGAAGGTAAAACCGTTACCACCATCAGCTTGACTCAAGGTTTAGGACATATTGGCAAAAAGGTTATCTGCACACTGCGTCAACCTTCTCTGGGCCCTGTTTTTGGTATTAAGGGCGGTGCCGCTGGCGGCGGTTATGCTCAGGTAGTTCCTATGGAAGATCTGAACATCCATTTCACCGGTGACATTCATGCTATTGAAACTGCTAACAACCTGCTGGCAGCTATGATTGATACTTCAATCCTGCTTGACAACCCCCTGAACATCGATCCGATGTCTATCATGTGGAGACGCGTTTTTGACTTAAACGACCGTGCGCTGCGTGACATCGTTATTGGTTTAGGCGGTAAAGAAAACGGTTATCCGCGTCAGACCGGCTTTGACATTGCTGTTGCTTCCGAAGTTATGGCTATTCTCGCATTAACCACCAGCTTGCAGGATATGCGTGAGCGTTTTGCTCGCATCATCTTTGGTTTTACCTATGACGGAAAGCCTGTTACTGCTGAGCAAATCAAGGCTGCAGGCTCTATGACAGTTATTATGAAGGAAGCTATCAAGCCGAACCTCGTACAGACCTTAGAAGGCCAGCCTTGCATTATGCACGCAGGCCCGTTTGCTAACATTGCTCATGGTCAAAACTCCGTTCTGGCTGACATGATTGCCCTCAAGTGTGCAGACTATGTTGTAACCGAGTCCGGTTTCGGTGCTGACATGGGTATGCAGAAGTTCATGGATATCAAATGTCGTCAATCCGGCTTGCGCCCGAACTGCGTAGTAGTAACCTCTACTGTTCGTTCACTGAAAATGCATGGTGGCGTAGGTAATATCGTTGCAGGTAAACCGCTGCCGAAAGAATTGACAGAAGAGAACCTGCCGGCTCTGGAAAAAGGCGCGGCCAACATGATGCATATGATTAAGATAGCTAAGGGTTATGGAATACCGGTTGTTGTATCCATTAACCGTTTCATCACTGACACCGACAATGAAATTAACTTGCTTAAAGATAAGGCTAAAGAAGCAGGCGCCTTTGGCGTTGGCGTCAACACTGCCTGGGGTGACGGCGGCGTTGGATGTGCTGAAGTGGCTGAATTGGTTGTTAAGGCTTGCGAAGAACCGACTGACTTCCAGTTCCTCTATCCCGACAGCTTTACCATTAAGGAAAAAATCGAAACCATGGCTAAGAAAATCTACAACGCTGACGGCGTATCCTATGACCCGCTGGCAGAAAAGAAAATTGCTCAGTTTGAAGAACTCGGCTTAGGCAATTTACCGATCAACATGGCTAAGACTCACCTGTCCATCTCACATGATCCGGGAATGAAGAATGTTCCGAGCGGCTACATTTTCCCGATCCGTGATATTCGCGCATCCGTAGGTGCGGGCTTCCTGTATCCTCTGGCAGGCGCAATGAGAACTATGCCTGGTTTGGGACGTGCGCCTTCCGCTATTAAGGTTGATATTGATAAAGACGGCAAGATAGTTGGTTTGTTCTAGGAAAACATTTAAAAGCCCCGGAAAAACGGGGCTTTTAAGTATTTTTAGGCATTATCCCTTTGTTAAAAATACTGATTATAAACTTACCCGTATATTAAATTATTTTTTTAAAACCCACATTCCGTACCCTTAAGGAAATAAATCAATAATTATTACAAACAGATAAACTTAGGCTGAAATTTAAATATTTTTTGTTGAAAAATGCAATGGTAATAGATGTTTTTTTGCAGGAGAAACAAGCAATGATGTCAAATGCCTCCTTAATAGATTAGGAGGGTAAGTAAATGGAAAACCAAATACTACAAAATATTAATAGCTTACAGGTGGGGCCCAGCGCAATAATAGCTGCACTTACCCGAGAAATAAATTTAGTACAAATCATTAACAATCAGGTAATCTGGGATGAAAAACAATGTAATAATTCACCAGGCCTTTATGTAGAAGCTATGATTATAAACATATTGACAGACCGAAAACCTTTGTACCGAGTATCTGAATTTTTTAAAGATATGGACGTAGAAGCATTATTTGGTCCAACGGTACAAGCAACTGATTTCAACGACGATGCTTTAGGAAATACATTGGATCGATTAGCTGAATCAAATCTAGACCATTTGTATTCTAACATAGTTTTACAAGCACATTTAAAACACCGTTTTAGAGTAGATTTAGCACATGGTGATACTACATCCATTACTGTTTATGGAGATTATGCCAATGCTTCGTCGGAGACATTAAACATAGTTCGAGGATTTAACAAAGACGGCCATCGGGACTGCAAGCAGATAGTAGCTGGTGCAGTAGTAACTCCCGAAGGAATACCTCTTATGGGAACAATAAACGATGGCAACTTAAACGATGTGAAATGGAATCAACAAATAATCGAACAATTGCCGGAAATGTTAAAATCACTTAATAGTCCAGAAACCATATACGTAGCTGACTCAAAACTGGTTACCATAGATAACCTAAAACATTTAGCCAAGAAAAACATTCGCTTCATATCCCGAATTCCTGAGACATTTGGAATAGTACCGTCACTTAAAGATTGGGCCTTTCGCCAAGATAAGTGGCAAGAAATAGAGAATATATTGCCGGATAAAAACGCTGCTGTATATAAGCTTCAGTCCATAAAAGTGAAATTGGGCGACCGTCGTTACCGGTTTATTATCGTACATTCATCAAATCTTGATCAAAAGAAAGAAAAAACATTGAAGCGTACTGCTGAGAATGAACAGAAAAAACTAGAAAAAATCTGTAAAGAAATTGGTAAACAAGAATTTGCTTGCGAAAAAGATGCCATCTCGTACTTAAGACATATGAAAAAGAAACAGGACGGACAGTTCTACCATTTAGATGCAGAAGTAATTGCTGAAGAAAAAAAAGGTGTAGGGCGCCCCAAAACAAAAGAAAAGTCCCCCATAAAAATAGTTTATCGCATAAAGGCTATAGTTAGTGTAATGGATGAAACGGCCTGGCAAATGGCAAAAGAAAGGGCATCAACATTTGTACTGATCACCAATTTAAAAAATCCAAGGGAAAATACAGCAGAAACAATCCTTCGGCATTACAAAGAACAAAACACAGTGGAAATGCGCTTTCGCTTTCTAAAAAACCCCGCAATATTAGGTCAAGTCTTTTTGAAAAAGCCGTCAAGAGTAAAAGCACTTGGATATATATTCTTGATAACCATGTTAATTTATGCACTTATGGAACGTAGAGTTAGACAAAATCTAGCCGCAGAAGGGAAAGTCCTTCAATTAAGCTATCGTTCAAAAGTTAAACAACCAACAGGAATGTTGATTTTGCAAGAGATGACGAACTTTACAATAATTCATATTACCCGTAAATTAGGAAGAAGAGAGAGGTATCTACCAACCAAAACAAGCAAACAACAATTAGAAATAATCCGATTGACAGGATTTGATGAGTCGATATACCTAAAAGAATTATCTATAGTATCATAAGCCCATAACTACTCACCCTAAAATGTTAAATTTGTTCATTAAAAACATTAAGGTGTTTTACATTTATTACAATGTAAATATATTTAATTAATGTAAATATAAAGTTCAATAGTGAGGTATAAAAAGTGCAAATTCAATAATATGTCATGTTAATAAAAGTAAATTTATCGGCCTAAAGCAAAATTGCTTGTGTTTGTATATGCTAGATGCGGAACGTGGGTTAAAAGACTCGACGGTATAATTTTTTGCAAGCATGGGAAGTGTGGCTGTGAAGGGAAGCCCCTTTAGAGACTAACTTGATAAACTCCTGATAATCTAATTACGATTCAGAGCTTATGATGCTGCAGCTTAGAACCTGGTACCACCTGATTGTAACTTATGATATAATTAAAACAAATTACGATTATGATAGGAGTGCTATATATGTCAAGACCACCAAAATGCCGGAGGGTTGAGCATGTGCCTCATTTGACCTATTTTAAGCCGGCAGGTGTGCCTTTGTGTGATTTGGAGGAGGTTTGCCTGACTGTAGAAGAATTAGAGTCAGTGCGACTCAAGGACTATGAGGGTTTAGAACAGGAAGCTTGTGCTGAGAAAATGGGAATCTCCCGTCCAACCTTTCACCGTATTGTGATTGCCGCACGGGCTAAAATAGCTGATGCTTTAGTTTATGGAAAGGCCATCCGTGTGAATGGAGGCAACTTTGAATTGGCTATGGAAAAAATTGTATGTTCAAATTGTAATCACGAGTGGGAAGCTCCCTACCGGCATACGCATAAACGAGGTAAATGTAAGGGAGGCTCGGAGGTTAAACAAAGAAGAGACGTTGAATGTCCTCGCTGCAGGGAAAAATTAGCTGATATGCATTCTGCAGAGAAAAATGATTGAGAGAATTGATTTGCTTTTAAAGCATCCAAGATATTTTTTTTATCTAAGTGAAAATAGCAATAGGGAGCAGAAGAGACGTTATTGCAGGCATGACTGGCAGCACATGAGGGACGTAGCCAGAATTGCTTATATATTGGCTATGGAGGAAAAGGTGTTATTAGGCAGGGATATTATATATGCCGCAGGTCTTTTGCACGACATAGGTCGTTGGAAGGAGTATGATACAGGTGAGGATCATGCTGTAGTTAGTGCAGTTTTAGCAAGGGAAATACTGGATTGTGCAGGTTATTCCGGAATTGAGTGTGAGCTTATATTAAGAGCTATTCAAGAGCACAGGCGGGCGAGCAGTGGATCCAGTCCTCTTGGCCAATTGATATGTCGTGCCGATGATTTGTCGCGTCCTTGCCTGATGTGTGATGTGAAAGCGGATTGTTATAAATCTAATAAAATGGAAACAGCTAAATACTTTTTAGTATATTGAACCGGGAGGATATATTTTTATGTCGGTAACAATTCGT
Proteins encoded in this region:
- the tilS gene encoding tRNA lysidine(34) synthetase TilS — its product is MTGTLKQVLKYINKHRMVNKGDKILLAVSGGPDSVAMLDVLFCLRHDLGISLHIAHLNHMFRGEESLGDAEFVRELAVRYNLPVTVRHINVPSFMEKTGLSSQPAARTVRYSFLDETAAQESASRIALAHHADDQAETVMLHFLRGSGAAGLRGMLPVRDNFYIRPMLCLKRQDIEDYCKKKNLRWRVDSSNLKTDYRRNKIRMYLLPLLEKEYNNNLTATLNRLADIFREEEDYLELMTRNEYNNLTVLKSAGEICLNLKGFQQVPLALQRRILRLAWREITGGFRDLAFEQLGKAVILLTNHVGSGSLEFPRDVKVVKRYDSFSFIIGKDKQDGLSYYYDLPVPGKVYLAEINRTLFCEVADTQAMDEKYDKSFLNRRRFSQDEAWLDYERVAFPLCVRGRQPGDIFEPLGLTGSMKLKKYFINQKVPCEVRDKVPLVIGEGKIIWVGGMQISESVKINEVTTKFLHLFLV
- the ndk gene encoding nucleoside-diphosphate kinase, with the translated sequence MERTFVMVKPDGVQRGLVAKVINSFEQKGCKLVALKMMKIDRELAEKHYGEHKGKPFFTPLVDYIISGPVVAMVLEGKDVITAARNVMGATNPLQAAIGTIRGDYGMDIGRNVVHGSDSPASAQREINLFFLPEEITEWSRTLETWIFE
- a CDS encoding Ppx/GppA phosphatase, with the protein product MIMHSFIGMFFIVYNQWGEMMTIVGAIDIGTNSTRLLVAEISEAGKIRVLHSDMRTTRLGENIRERVLLWPAMERTLEVLKKFIRDAVDLNVACVILAATSAVRDAANKEEFISLIKRETGHEINILSGAEEARLSYLGVVSGLDNNYEQVTVMDVGGGSTEFTWSAPKGLVFKSFNVGAVRMTESNDSYEQIYDNLSNQIKLAGESLMPEETASLPTALVGVGGTVTTMAAIRLGLRVYNPELVHGSKLNIGDVSAILNLLIGCDLEARKQIYGLQPERADIIIAGVRIVHCAMTILKQAVITVSESDILHGLALAAANIVEIKL
- the spoIIE gene encoding stage II sporulation protein E translates to MFEKTDAYPYSREYGTKKTATPKTKEMFSDYQWFRLNQLFNWNSLMVFILGFFMGRVVLLGELMPFGPAFVSAGLSLGFGPAVVLGAVAGLFSVLQGMELVARFVIIVCLVGVYYSVPKNLRAHPVVLPGVVGAVALVVRTVYLSMSDPVPYNYVSSAFEAFIAALLSFVYLRSLPLLTLVCGERTKKLSAERVFYLLLLLGGLIAGSAGIGYANITLQGLLSRLVVLIAAYAGGTGMGAAVGALVGVLPGLVFTAMPALVGAYSFAGLLAGFSRRFGKAGSILGFVLGNIILCVYMSGYDRLTGVLGETGLASLIFFLLPDRIMRCWSSLRTENHMPLVDSGDKDCPQNNRFKEILAYRIQGMATVFQELFKSYEQSALADLSTHEDRSPQDLVDEIVRRVCGDCPLHRICWEKDFYRTYQYLLDMLARAEASDSRDLDNIPQFLRSRCTRIKELWLTVLCLNELYSAKKLWFGRMKKSREIISEQLKTVCHITDKLVEELQASAGLFEHHDFDLLASLKEKGLDIFDVYTTRQPGGHLEVVINMPSCRGMINCRYKVAPVLTELLGQPYSVVGMNCFSHQKGTERNIMGQESAGYCNFRLYPSLLYRLEVGMARSGKGGSDICGDSYSVVYLNQGKVALILSDGMGSGVSAELESSMTIRLLERLLKSGLEREPAIRMVNSVMLMRSAEDSFATIDLVIIDLCNGSSEFVKIGAPPGYLVRGKRVAPITSSALPIGIIDDIEITTVAKTLVDGDMLVMVTDGVTDACRTSDHEEDWLLKVLPETRNLPPQEVAEFIMQLAQTCSEKDNKYDDMIVMAVRIEKEGI
- the ftsH gene encoding ATP-dependent zinc metalloprotease FtsH; protein product: MNKVIKNLSIYLLIVLVIIVLIKYASPQETPVLPIRYDEFYQQLQQGRISKVVIQTEPTIDFVNGEYKDGTKFSTKVDRPDATLKQILLEKKVKVEYKEPPEPGWWTGLLTTMLPILVFVLLFFFMMQQTQGGGNRVMSFGKSRARMHTDEKKKVTFKDVAGADEVKEELEEVVDFLKSPKKFTELGARIPKGVLLFGPPGTGKTLLARAVAGEAGVPFFSISGSDFVEMFVGVGASRVRDLFEQAKKNAPCIVFIDEIDAVGRQRGAGLGGGHDEREQTLNQLLVEMDGFNPNEGIIIIAATNRPDILDPALLRAGRFDREIIVDRPDIIGRKEILKVHASGKPLEASVDLEVLARRTPGFTGADLANLINEAALLSARYNKKTIGMNELESAIERVMAGPEKKSKVISDNEKKLVSYHEAGHALVGYLLPTTDPVHKVSIIPRGRAGGYTLLLPKEDRYYMTKSQLLDQVTMLLGGRVAEDLVLKEISTGAQNDLERSTGLVRKMIMEYGMSDALGPLTLGHKQEQVFLGRDIARDINYGKDVANAIDKEVRRVVDSCYSNAKDMLSKHIKTLHLIAETLMEKETIGADDFIKLMEDAGEEEQKL